Within Fusarium keratoplasticum isolate Fu6.1 chromosome 8, whole genome shotgun sequence, the genomic segment ATTATCGACGCTGCCCAGAAGCCGCAGTCAGGGCTGTTGATAAGGACTTCATTGCCAATCTTGTCCAGCATTGGGAGGGCGACGATGAAGGGCAGGGCGATGACAAAGATGCCAGAGGTGAAGGAAGACGCAAGGATCATTAACCACGACCGCCTGAACGCTCTCTGAGCAACACCCCGCCAGGCAAAACATAGGTCAATAAGCGCCATAGAAACCGCGATGGGATCTCTGATGTTTTGAAGCGTCGCCTGCTGCTGGTGGTACAGGCCGTCACGGCGTGCTGGGTCATTGCGAGAGGAGACATGGCGACTCCAAAAGAAGCAGCATGCCAGGATGGCCCAGAACGCGGCCAAGACCATGGTGAGGAAGATACCGATAAAGATGTTTAACAAATCAGCGTCGTTTTCGGGCAAAGTTATCTGGCCACCCGAAGCCGGGCTTCGGTTCCAGTTAACCCAGTGCCCTAGCTTGATAAACTCGGGTCGAACGTAGAAATTGGGGTTGAGAGACATGACGAGAGTTGGGGGTAAGCGGGCAATGAAACCATTGAGTTGTTGATGATATCAGGACTTCCAAAGACACCTCCCGACTGCCGAGTCCTTATAATGAATATTCGGGACGACCGAGAGGTTCTCAGAGCCTGGTCTCACGATGATACTCTATCCAAGCGAACCATTATTGTAATTCTGCCTACCTTGGCGCGGGGGCATTTGCGCAAGCTCAGCAAGCCTCTTATTCTCATCATTTGCACATTCGAGCCCGGAAAGAGGAAATCCGACACCCAACGCCCGCCGAGGGTGAGTTCCTCATCAGCTGCCCAGCAAATAGTTGCGCCTCAGGAGTTCAAAGATCCAGTCTGATGAGCACAAAACAAATGGCGCAAGGCACTCGCATGCCAAGGCTCTTATCTTCCTTCAGCCCCGACACGAATTGTCGCCTTTAGGCAAAGTCAGGGGAAAGCTTTCAGCTACGCCTTGAACCCACCAACCCATATTTGCAGACATATGATTTACTAAAATCAATCCCCGCACAAGTGTTAAGATCGGGATTTCCGAGCCTGATCAGTCGTCCAGCGGTCTGAGAAAAAATACCGCCGGTCTCACAGCCAAGATGATATGGGGGAGCGGCGGTGTTTTTTTTTGTCAGCTCGCTTGTCTGTGTCACTCAAGAGAAAAGCAAACAtatggccttggcagctgaATGTCCAAGGGGGCTGAGGGGGTTACGTACGTCGGTCTTCAGCCGCAGCACACTAGGGAAGGGGTCATGCACAGATGAGAATTCTGATTATGAAGAAGAAAGTAAGCTAGAGTAATTGGCCAAGTTGCTTTGTCGAGCCACTGTTAGCTGTTTCTACCTCTGGCAGTACAATCAAGACAATTGTCTTGGTCATCGAGGCTTGGGATGAATGTGGGGTGGAAGCTAGACaagccaagctcatcctccatctcttctcgccTCGAAGCCAGAGCCTAAAATTGTTCCCTACCAGCCGACCAGAGCCATCGATTCGTCTTGGATTCCGCCAAATCGAGGGCGAATATCAAGACGTAGTCCTGCATGAGCTTGGGCAGGGTGTGGTTGAGGGAGATTTAtttggcttcttctcccatgAGATGACGACAATCCGATCAAATTACAACGCTTCTATTCCGAACGGAGAAAAGCTGCCCGAGAACTGGCCTAGAAAATCCTCTATCGATCGCCTTGTCAGCATAGCAAGTCCCCTCTTTATCCAGGCTGCCACGATTTGTCGTTTACTGGGTGATAGAAGACATGGAGGTCCCAACGAGCTCCTTCAAGATGTCTTGTGCTATAAAAAGACAAACCAGGAGACGCAACTAGATGCAACTTACCTACCTGTCCTGAGCCGATTGTTTACAGGGCTATCTGCCAGAAGGAGAAAGCAAGGTCTTGAACGCTTCAAATTGATTGTCAGCTCAATCATTATTCCTGTAAGACCGCTCTCGGCTACATCACTGTCCAAacttctctccctccctcggAATATCATCGACTGCCATCTGAGTCTGCTCCACTCAGTCTTGAGTGTCCCCCAGTCAGTTAACGCGCCCGTCAGGCTGTTTCACCTCTCTTTTCGCGACTTTCTGGTGGACGCTGAAAGGCATGAAGGTGATGACATCTGGATTGATGAGACTACCGTGCATGCCGAAATGGCGACTGGGTGCATCAACGTCATGCGCGGTTTTCTTAAAGAAGACATGTGTGGCTTAAGATCATGGAAGGGGGAGGCCTCAAACATCGGCCGTGGAGCAATTGGCTCCTACATGCTAGAGGAAGTCGAATATGCCTGCCTTTATTGGACTTTCcacgtcgaggaggccaacGTCAACAGTTTAGCAGATGATGTTCTTGCATTCCTGAACGACCATTTTCTACACTGGGCTGAGGCCCTTGCCTTGATGAGGCGGACTGTGGAAGCCATCACTGATATTCACCGTCTTTTAGGCACTTTAAGAGTATgttatatatcttagtatcGCGGATGTTCGAAAAAGAGTGCTGACTTTATACCAGCACCAGGAAAATGCCAGCCTGTCTGACTTCCTAATGGACGCTGTCCAAATCCTCAAGGCCAATCAATCAATCCTATACAAGGCGCCCCTTCAGCCATACTCTTCCATTCTCCTGTTTTCTCCCCAGAACAGCGTCGTCAGGCAGCAGTTCATCGGAGTATTGCCCCGGTGGATAACCCTTTGCCCACGCACAGAAAGCAACTGGGGTTCGTTGAAGCAGGTACTTGCATGTGAGGCGCGCATTACTTGTGTAGTCTTGTCGCATGACTCAAGACTCGTGGCTGCCCATTCAGCTAATGGATTTATCCATATTTGGCGCATTGACACGGGCGAGTGTGTCAATAGATTCGAGATAAAAGGTGTCCTTGAGGGGGTTGAATGCATGGCTTTCTCGCATAACTCAGAACTCTTGGCACTCGGTGACCGCAGTATTGCCAAACTTCGCTTATGGAGCACCATCACGAGTGATTGTTTAAGGGCACTTGagcctcctcccccagaaAACTATTTCAATGATGGCCATCCAACGGCAAAACCCCTTGAGGGACGCTGGTTTGCTTTCTCAGACGACGCTAGACTCCTAGCGTTTTATTTGTTTGAGTGTCAGAACGATGTAGTCACGGCCGTGATCCGATGCTACTCTGACTTCGGTGGCTTCCTCTGGGAGTCTGTGGTGCTTGACTCATACCCTTGTCCAGAATGCCTCTGGACTTCGTCGGTGGCGTTTTCAGCAGATCTAACCATGATTGCAGCACGGATCCAGGACAATGTGACAGCGTGGCGTATTAGACCCAATGGGCCTGAACAAGTCTGGAAATCATATAGTCCTGACGGCGCGATCTCGATGGCACTATCACACGATGGGGCCCTCCTTTTCATGACCTCGTTGGCTGGCTTCTACGTGTGGAGTACCAACGACTGCTGGTCGCGCTTCTTGGATGTTGAAGATATTGACTGGTTCTGGGGCTCTTTCAAAGCCTCGGCCGACTGGACCGTTTTGGCGTGTGGTGGTGCCGATCACGTGTATCTTTGAcacaaggacaagggcaGGGGGATCCAAAACGTGATGCGCCACTATTCAGACATTGTGGTCTTGTCACACAACGCGTCACTCATCATCTCTGGCAGTCACGACAAATGCCTCTACGTATGGAGCAAGAACACATTCAAACCTAAGCAGAGACTTGTGGATAATGGCCGGAAGGGGAACATTCATCCCACTCCGACCCAGATGGTGGAGCTGTCTCCCAACTCGGCGCTAATTGCATTATGCGATGGCTCCCAGATTCAGCTCTGGAGATCCGACAGGGGTCAACATATGCGAACACTCAAGGCTAGTGGAGGTTGGTTGGGTCATTTTGCCTTTTTTAACGACTCGGACCTTCTCGCAGCGAGACCAATGCCATCTGGAGATATTTGGCTATGGTCAACAAGAACGGGCAATCGCATCCATGTTTTCAGTAATCAGGGTGCTTTAGCTGGTCCGATGAGTTTCTCTC encodes:
- a CDS encoding NACHT domain-containing protein, which encodes MATGCINVMRGFLKEDMCGLRSWKGEASNIGRGAIGSYMLEEVEYACLYWTFHVEEANVNSLADDVLAFLNDHFLHWAEALALMRRTVEAITDIHRLLGTLRHQENASLSDFLMDAVQILKANQSILYKAPLQPYSSILLFSPQNSVVRQQFIGVLPRWITLCPRTESNWELLALGDRSIAKLRLWSTITSDCLRALEPPPPENYFNDGHPTAKPLEGRWFAFSDDARLLAFYLFECQNDVVTAVIRCYSDFGGFLWESVVLDSYPCPECLWTSSVAFSADLTMIAARIQDNVTAWRIRPNGPEQVWKSYSPDGAISMALSHDGALLFMTSLAGFYVWSTNDCWSRFLDVEDIDWFWGSFKASADWTVLACGGADHVYL